In Spinacia oleracea cultivar Varoflay chromosome 5, BTI_SOV_V1, whole genome shotgun sequence, a single window of DNA contains:
- the LOC110777314 gene encoding uncharacterized protein isoform X1, whose amino-acid sequence MLKLNSLSKTTISLLSLSSYSTPKTTTVVSRSARPFIKQLPYINIVSRFSSPFCSSSTTRLNLESQKEIGETETERRNMKYVLVTGGVVSGLGKGVTASSIGVVLKACGLRVTSIKIDPYLNTDAGTMSPFEHGEVFVLDDGGEVDLDLGNYERFLDVTLTRDNNITTGKIYQSVLERERKGDYLGKTVQVVPHITNAIKEWIQRVASIPVDGTDDSADVCVIELGGTVGDIESMPFIEALRQLSFTVGKENFCLIHVSLIPVLGVVGEQKTKPTQHSVRELRALGLTPHLLACRSAQPLLENTKEKLSQFCHVPAENILNVHDVPNIWHVPLLLQNQKAHLAIMRQLCLLNVAAPPNLEEWTNRAETFDNLNDSVSTSSSHFCGSCVPSHVYLQRFWCWQVRIAMVGKYVGLTDSYLSVVKALLHACIACSKKPTIDWIAASDLEDECAKSTPDAHASAWQTLKNASCVLVPGGFGDRGVGGMILAAKYARENNVPYLGICLGMQISVIEFARSVLGWENANSEEFDEKAPNLVIKFMPEGSRTHMGNTMRLGSRRTLFQTPHCVTSKLYRNSSFVDERHRHRYEVNPNLVNALEEGGLKFVGRDETGERMEILELPGHPYYVGVQFHPEFKSRPGRASAPFLGLILAATEQLEDYLKTDQNGS is encoded by the exons ATGTTGAAGTTAAACTCTCTCTCTAAAACTACCATCTcgttactttctctctcctcatactCAACACCAAAAACAACAACAGTTGTTTCCCGCTCTGCTAGGCCTTTCATCAAACAGTTGCCCTACATTAACATTGTCAGccgcttttcttcccctttctGCTCATCTTCAACCACAAGGTTAAATTTGGAATCACAGAAAGAAATTGGAGAAACAGAGACAGAGAGAAGAAATATGAAGTATGTTTTAGTCACTGGTGGTGTTGTTAGTGGTTTGGGTAAAGGTGTCACTGCTAGCAGCATAGGTGTTGTGCTCAAAGCTTGTGGTCTTCGTGTCACTTCCATTAAGATTG ATCCTTACTTGAATACCGATGCCGGCACTATGTCTCCTTTTGAGCATGGAGAAGTATTTGTACTCGATGACGGGGGAGAG GTTGACTTAGACTTGGGTAACTATGAGCGGTTCCTTGATGTGACTCTGACAAGAGATAACAACATTACAACAGGGAAGATATATCAG TCTGTTCTTGAAAGGGAGCGGAAAGGAGATTACCTTGGAAAAACTGTACAG GTTGTTCCACACATAACTAATGCTATTAAAGAATGGATTCAAAGAGTTGCAAGCATCCCTGTTGATGGAACAGATGATTCTGCTGATGTTTGTGTTATAGAGTTGGGAGGGACTGTAG GTGACATTGAGTCGATGCCATTTATTGAAGCGCTACGGCAATTATCTTTTACTGTTG GAAAAGAAAATTTCTGCCTCATTCATGTCAGCCTGATTCCTGTTCTGGGTGTTGTGGGTGAGCAG AAAACGAAGCCTACTCAACATAGTGTGCGAGAACTGAGGGCATTAGGCTTGACTCCTCATCTGCTTGCATGTCGATCTGCACAG CCTTTGCTGGAAAATACCAAGGAGAAGCTTTCACAATTTTGCCATGTTCCG GCAGAAAATATTCTTAATGTTCACGATGTTCCAAATATTTGGCACGTTCCACTTTTACTACAG AATCAAAAGGCCCACTTGGCTATAATGAGACAGCTATGTTTGCTCAA TGTTGCTGCACCTCCCAACTTGGAAGAGTGGACAAACCGAGCGGAGACGTTTGATAACCTTAACGACTCTGTTAGTACTTCATCATCTCACTTTTGTGGTTCTTGTGTACCTTCTCATGTGTACTTACAGAGGTTTTGGTGCTGGCAGGTTAGGATTGCTATGGTTGGAAAGTATGTTGGTTTAACAGATTCTTATCTGTCCGTGGTTAAG GCCCTTCTACATGCCTGCATTGCTTGTTCCAAAAAGCCAACAATTGATTGGATTGCAGCTTCAGACCTTGAAGATGAATGTGCCAAATCG ACACCAGATGCTCATGCTTCTGCATGGCAGACTCTAAAG AATGCTTCATGTGTGCTGGTCCCGGGTGGATTTGGTGATCGTGGAGTCGGAGGAATGATATTAGCTGCAAAATATGCCAGAGAGAATAATGTCCCATATTTGGGAATCTGTTTGGGCATGCAAATATCTGTAATAGAATTTGCCAGATCT GTTTTAGGGTGGGAAAATGCTAATAGTGAAGAGTTTGATGAGAAAGCTCCAAATCTCGTGATCAAATTTATGCCAGAG GGATCCAGAACACATATGGGAAACACAATGAGATTAGGTTCTCGGAGAACATTGTTTCAGACCCCTCATTGTGTGACTTCTAAGTT GTACCGTAATTCAAGTTTTGTGGATGAACGTCATCGTCACAGATACGAG GTTAACCCAAACCTAGTAAATGCTTTAGAAGAAGGTGGTCTTAAATTTGTCGGAAGGGATGAAACTGGAGAAAGAATGGAG ATCTTGGAATTGCCTGGTCATCCGTATTATGTTGGGGTCCAATTTCATCCTGAATTCAAATCAAGGCCCGGGAGAGCTTCTGCTCCATTCTTAG GTCTTATTTTGGCAGCAACCGAACAACTGGAAGATTATCTAAAAACAGACCAAAACGGTAGCTAG
- the LOC110777314 gene encoding uncharacterized protein isoform X2, with amino-acid sequence MLKLNSLSKTTISLLSLSSYSTPKTTTVVSRSARPFIKQLPYINIVSRFSSPFCSSSTTRLNLESQKEIGETETERRNMKYVLVTGGVVSGLGKGVTASSIGVVLKACGLRVTSIKIDPYLNTDAGTMSPFEHGEVFVLDDGGEVDLDLGNYERFLDVTLTRDNNITTGKIYQSVLERERKGDYLGKTVQVVPHITNAIKEWIQRVASIPVDGTDDSADVCVIELGGTVGDIESMPFIEALRQLSFTVGKENFCLIHVSLIPVLGVVGEQKTKPTQHSVRELRALGLTPHLLACRSAQPLLENTKEKLSQFCHVPAENILNVHDVPNIWHVPLLLQNQKAHLAIMRQLCLLNVAAPPNLEEWTNRAETFDNLNDSVRIAMVGKYVGLTDSYLSVVKALLHACIACSKKPTIDWIAASDLEDECAKSTPDAHASAWQTLKNASCVLVPGGFGDRGVGGMILAAKYARENNVPYLGICLGMQISVIEFARSVLGWENANSEEFDEKAPNLVIKFMPEGSRTHMGNTMRLGSRRTLFQTPHCVTSKLYRNSSFVDERHRHRYEVNPNLVNALEEGGLKFVGRDETGERMEILELPGHPYYVGVQFHPEFKSRPGRASAPFLGLILAATEQLEDYLKTDQNGS; translated from the exons ATGTTGAAGTTAAACTCTCTCTCTAAAACTACCATCTcgttactttctctctcctcatactCAACACCAAAAACAACAACAGTTGTTTCCCGCTCTGCTAGGCCTTTCATCAAACAGTTGCCCTACATTAACATTGTCAGccgcttttcttcccctttctGCTCATCTTCAACCACAAGGTTAAATTTGGAATCACAGAAAGAAATTGGAGAAACAGAGACAGAGAGAAGAAATATGAAGTATGTTTTAGTCACTGGTGGTGTTGTTAGTGGTTTGGGTAAAGGTGTCACTGCTAGCAGCATAGGTGTTGTGCTCAAAGCTTGTGGTCTTCGTGTCACTTCCATTAAGATTG ATCCTTACTTGAATACCGATGCCGGCACTATGTCTCCTTTTGAGCATGGAGAAGTATTTGTACTCGATGACGGGGGAGAG GTTGACTTAGACTTGGGTAACTATGAGCGGTTCCTTGATGTGACTCTGACAAGAGATAACAACATTACAACAGGGAAGATATATCAG TCTGTTCTTGAAAGGGAGCGGAAAGGAGATTACCTTGGAAAAACTGTACAG GTTGTTCCACACATAACTAATGCTATTAAAGAATGGATTCAAAGAGTTGCAAGCATCCCTGTTGATGGAACAGATGATTCTGCTGATGTTTGTGTTATAGAGTTGGGAGGGACTGTAG GTGACATTGAGTCGATGCCATTTATTGAAGCGCTACGGCAATTATCTTTTACTGTTG GAAAAGAAAATTTCTGCCTCATTCATGTCAGCCTGATTCCTGTTCTGGGTGTTGTGGGTGAGCAG AAAACGAAGCCTACTCAACATAGTGTGCGAGAACTGAGGGCATTAGGCTTGACTCCTCATCTGCTTGCATGTCGATCTGCACAG CCTTTGCTGGAAAATACCAAGGAGAAGCTTTCACAATTTTGCCATGTTCCG GCAGAAAATATTCTTAATGTTCACGATGTTCCAAATATTTGGCACGTTCCACTTTTACTACAG AATCAAAAGGCCCACTTGGCTATAATGAGACAGCTATGTTTGCTCAA TGTTGCTGCACCTCCCAACTTGGAAGAGTGGACAAACCGAGCGGAGACGTTTGATAACCTTAACGACTCT GTTAGGATTGCTATGGTTGGAAAGTATGTTGGTTTAACAGATTCTTATCTGTCCGTGGTTAAG GCCCTTCTACATGCCTGCATTGCTTGTTCCAAAAAGCCAACAATTGATTGGATTGCAGCTTCAGACCTTGAAGATGAATGTGCCAAATCG ACACCAGATGCTCATGCTTCTGCATGGCAGACTCTAAAG AATGCTTCATGTGTGCTGGTCCCGGGTGGATTTGGTGATCGTGGAGTCGGAGGAATGATATTAGCTGCAAAATATGCCAGAGAGAATAATGTCCCATATTTGGGAATCTGTTTGGGCATGCAAATATCTGTAATAGAATTTGCCAGATCT GTTTTAGGGTGGGAAAATGCTAATAGTGAAGAGTTTGATGAGAAAGCTCCAAATCTCGTGATCAAATTTATGCCAGAG GGATCCAGAACACATATGGGAAACACAATGAGATTAGGTTCTCGGAGAACATTGTTTCAGACCCCTCATTGTGTGACTTCTAAGTT GTACCGTAATTCAAGTTTTGTGGATGAACGTCATCGTCACAGATACGAG GTTAACCCAAACCTAGTAAATGCTTTAGAAGAAGGTGGTCTTAAATTTGTCGGAAGGGATGAAACTGGAGAAAGAATGGAG ATCTTGGAATTGCCTGGTCATCCGTATTATGTTGGGGTCCAATTTCATCCTGAATTCAAATCAAGGCCCGGGAGAGCTTCTGCTCCATTCTTAG GTCTTATTTTGGCAGCAACCGAACAACTGGAAGATTATCTAAAAACAGACCAAAACGGTAGCTAG